From Deltaproteobacteria bacterium HGW-Deltaproteobacteria-2, one genomic window encodes:
- a CDS encoding response regulator, whose protein sequence is MKKRALVVDDNENNLLLEKDLLEVAGFDVFEAENAADAIAMARKEKPDIILIDVRLPDMRGTAAARILRQDEETNCIPIVFVTSSVMAEGREEIEGMANTGFIGKPINTRTFAKEISQYIRETPIPIA, encoded by the coding sequence ATGAAAAAGAGGGCATTAGTCGTCGATGATAATGAAAATAATCTTTTGCTGGAAAAAGACCTCCTGGAGGTTGCCGGTTTCGATGTATTTGAAGCTGAAAATGCCGCCGATGCGATTGCGATGGCCAGAAAAGAAAAACCGGATATCATCCTTATAGATGTGCGGCTCCCGGATATGCGCGGAACTGCAGCTGCCAGGATATTGCGTCAAGACGAAGAGACAAACTGTATTCCAATTGTTTTTGTGACTTCCTCGGTAATGGCTGAAGGCAGAGAAGAAATAGAAGGCATGGCCAACACCGGATTTATAGGCAAGCCGATAAATACGCGTACTTTTGCGAAAGAAATCAGTCAATATATTCGTGAAACTCCAATTCCGATAGCGTAG